The Desulfovibrio sp. G11 region CGTGCGCTGCATGCACTGCATCAACACCATGCCCCGCGCCCTGCACATCGGCGACGAGCGCGGTGCGAGCATCCTCGTGGGCGCCAAGGCTCCCGTGGTTGACGGTGCCCAGATGGGTTCGCTGCTCGTGCCCTTCGTTTCCTGTGAAGCTCCCTACGATGACGTCAAAGAAGTCATCGAAAAGATCTGGGACTGGTGGATGGAAGAAGGCAAAAACCGCGAACGCGTGGGTGAAACCATGAAGCGTCTGTCCTTCCAGAAACTGCTGGAAGTCACCGACACTCCTGCTGCCGCCTACCACGTCAAGGAACCCCGTTCCAACCCGTACATCTTCTTCAAGGAAGAAGAAGTTACCGGTGGCTGGGACCGTGACCTCGCCGCTTACCGCAAACGCCATCAACGCTAGTCAAAGGGGGAGAAAAACATGGCATTTATTTCTTCCGGGTACAATCCCGCAAAACCGATGGAAGGCCGTATCACTGACATCGGCCCCCACAAGTATGATGAATACTTTCCGCCGATCATCAAAAACAACTTCGGCAAGTGGCTCTATCATGAGATTCTTGAGCCGGGCGTGCTGCTGCACGTGGCCGAAAGCGGCGACAAGTGCTACACCGTCCGCGTGGGCGGCACCCGCACCATGTCCATCACGCTGATCCGTGAACTGTGCGACATCGCCGACAAGTACTGCGGCGGCTACCTGCGCTGGACCACGCGTAACAACATTGAATTCATGGTGGACAGCGAAGACGGCATGAAGGCCCTGCGCGATGACCTGAACAGCCGCAAGTTTGACGGCGGCTCGTTCAAGTTCCCCGTGGGCGGCACCGGCGCCGGCATCAGCAACATGGTGCACACCCAGGGCTGGGTGCACTGTCATACGCCTGCCACCGACGCCTCCGGCCCGGTCAAGGCTGTGATGGACGTTGTGTTTGAGGACTTTAAGTCCATGCGTCTGCCCGCCCCCGTGCGCATAGCCCTGGCCTGCTGCATCAACATGTGCGGCGCGGTGCACTGCTCCGACATCGGCCTTGTGGGTATCCACCGCAAGCCGCCCATGATCGACCACGAGTGGACCGACCAGCTGTGCGAAATTCCCCTGGCCGTGGCCGCTTGCCCCACTGCCGCCGTGCGCCCCACCAAGGTGGAGCTTGACGGCAAGAAGGTGAACTCCATCGCCATCAAGAACGAACGCTGCATGTACTGCGGTAACTGCTACACCATGTGCCCTGCGCTGCCCATCTCGGACGGCGAAGGCGACGGCATTGCCATCATGGTGGGCGGCAAGGTTTCCAACCGCATCAGCATGCCCAAGTTCTCCAAGGTCGTTGTGGGCTACATCCCCAACGAACCGCCCCGCTGGCCTTCGCTGACCAAGACCGTGAAGCACATCGTTGAAGTGTACGCGGCCAATGCCAACAAGTACGAACGCCTGGGCGACTGGGCCGAGCGCATCGGCTGGGAAACTTTCTTCAAGATGACCGGCCTTGAGTTCACCCACCACCTTATCGACGACTTCCGTGACCCTGCCTACTACACCTGGCGGCAGAGCACACAGTTCAAGTTCTAGGGTAATTTAAAAGTTAAACTGCTCTGACAGTGAGCAGACGTTCACTACGGAGGCGTAAGCGCAGTTTACCTGTGCGGTTAAACGCCGAAGTAAGCGTGCCTTAAATCTGCTCCAGGGCATTACGCGCTTGAAATACGACAGGGTTTTGAAGGCAAATCCTTGCCGCGCACGATGAGATGCAGGCGGTTTTGCCTGTCGCAAGCGAAGGCTGCAAGCGTTGCGCTCTGGAAAGACACTGATTACCAATGGAGCCACCCCGGCGCGCCGGGGTGGCTCAGCAAAAGAGGTCCGTCATGATTCCTGATCAGCAACTGATAGTTGATTTCATCAGCACAAAGAACAAGACCAAGTTTTACTTCAAGGACTTTCTGGAAATCTTTCCTGACAAAGGGCCGCGTGAAGTAAAAAAACTTCTTACGGCCATGGTCCAAAGCGAAATTATGGAATTTTGGTCCTCAGGCAGTACCACCATGTACGGACTCAAAGGGGCTGGAAAGCAAAGTCAGGCAGAAGGTGAAGGCTAGGGACGTTTCCTGCCCCGCCGCCTGACCAGGCAAGTCTGCACTGCAGACAGATGAATGAAAGCGAAGTTCCGGAACACGCCATTGCCGCCGGAACTTCGCCTTTTGCGTCAGTCTGCGCCTGCGGGGCCTGCAGGTCCATCAGCAGAAATGGAATTCGGGCGCAGCCTGTAGAGATCAAACCGCTTGAGCCGCGAAATAAGTGTGGTCGGCTTCATCCCCAGCAAGGCCGCTGCCCCGCGGTTTCCGTAAATGAGCCAGTTGGTCCGCTCCAGCGCCGCCTTCATGTTATCTTTTTCCAGCTGGCGCATCTGCTTTTCTGTCAGGATGTTGGGAATGCCAAAAGAAGCACACAGCTCCGGAGCCGCTTCTTCCGCTTCCGGCGACGCCGCTTCACACAGGGCAAGATATGCCAGAGCCTGCTCCGGCCGCCCGGTAATGACCATACGCTCCACAAAATTCTGCAATTCACGGATATTGCCCGGCCAGTCGCACTGGCGCAATCTGTTCATCTGCGCTTCCGGCACATCAAAAACGCGGCGTCCGTTTTTACGGCAGAAAATACGTATAAAATGGCGTACCAGAAGCGGAATATCTTCCTCCCTCTCCTTGAGAGTTGGCACTGTGAGCGGAAAAACCTGCAGGCGGTAGTACAGGTCATCGCGAAATGTGCGTTTTCGTATGGCGGCCTTGAGGTCTTTATTGGTGGCTGCGATAAGGCGAATGTCGGTATGGCGGTTTTTCTCTTCCCCCACCCGCCTGAATTCGCCCTCTTGCAGTACGCGCAGGAGCTTGCCTTGAAGTTCCAAAGGGATTTCTGCAATTTCGTCAAGAAACAGCGTACCGCCGTCCGCAAGCTGGAAAAAACCCATGCGGTCGTGGATGGCTCCGGTAAAGGCCCCTTTCACATGGCCGAAAAATTCGCTCTCAAACAGATGGTGCGGTATGGCGGCGCAGTTTATTTTTATAAAGGGATTATTTTTCCTCTTGCTGTTCTTGTGCAGCTCATGCGCCACCAGTTCCTTTCCCGTGCCGGAAGCCCCCTGAATAAGCACTGTTGCTTCAGTTTCACTGACAACAAGTATCTGTTCCCGTATGGCCTTGATGGCCGCGCTTTTGCCTATGATGCCTGTGAACTGCCGCGCTTCGTAAAGTTCTTCGCGCAGGTGGGCGTTTTCCAGTTCTCTTCGCTGCGTTATGGACCGGGTTATTTCAAAAAGCCGGGCATTGGTGATGGCATACGCAATGTGGTCAGCCACCATGCGCAACATTTCCATAGCGCCTTGCGCCAAGGTATCACGCGAAAAAAATGCGATAACGCCAAGGGTTTCACCACGGCACACCAAGGGCTGCCCGGCAAAGCTCACAATGCCTTCTGCCGCAATCCACTCCGGGGCGGCTATCCAGTCTTCATTCCCTTCAATATGCGAAACCTCAAGGGGCCTGTTCGTCATGGCTATGGCCCCGACCTTTCTGTGCCCCAGAGGAAAACGGTAAAAACCTGACGGCTCCGTCTGCGTCCAGAGCCGCCCGTCAACGCGGGACTGCCCATAACTTGCCTTGAGGTGCAGACAGCGGCCACGCCCTGCGCAGACGCCCTTGTCTGCACAGGAGGGGCAACCGTCATCAGCTTCCACAAGCCATATGCGCACCAGAGCCGAATCGCGCGCCGTTCCCAGACTTTTGACCGCCAGAGAAAGCACGTCTTCCACAGCCTGCTGCTGCGCAAGTTCCAGAAGGAGTGTCTTTATGTTTCTGTTTCCAAGAATAATCATGGCTGGGCTATTGGCAGTAATCCGGAGTTGGCAGTAATGAAAAAAGCGGGCGTGCGGTCACCTCTGTCATAGTAGCTGGCTTGCCGCCGGACTTCCAGTGCAAACCCGCTGAGGCAAAGTGCGCCTCGCTGTAGCAGCAGGGAATCAGGAAAGTTTTGCTTTTATTGTGAAACTGACTTGCTGTTTTTTTTGAGGGGCAAACACCCGCCCCAAGGCCATGCACAGTTTGCCCGGGCAGCAAAACAGTACAGCCAAACTGCGCAAAAGCCGGAATGAGCGCCTTGAATTTTACGACTATAAACCTGCAAAGATAAACTACACCGGACGCTCGCGAGCCTGACGTAAAAAACAGCCCGCCGCATCCGGCCCACAGAAAAAGCCCTTACAGTTTTCACCGTAAGGGCTTGATTCTTATGTGGCGCGCTCGAAGAGATTCGAACTCCTGACCTACAGGTTCGTAGCCTGTTGCTCTATCCAGCTGAGCTACGAGCGCGTAACAAAGGGAAACTATATCAAGTCGCAGTGGCGGTCAAGCTTTTTTTCAAAATATTTTTTGAAAATCTGCGAACTTAGTTGAAATTTTCAATCAGCGTGTACTTAACAAAGCACTGTGCGGCCACGCAAGCGCATCGCACTCAAGCACCAAACTTTTGGGGCAGTTTAAACCGCTCCACTCTCCTGGCCGCTCACAAGCGGCCCTGCAAACTACTGGGCTTCTATGCTGTTGACAGCACGGGCCAGACGCGAAATCTTGCGCGCGGCCTTCTTCCAGTGCATGGCGCCCTTGCTGGCGGCCTTGGAAAGCACGGAAGTGGCGGCCACCAGAGCTTCACCGGCCTGAGCCTTGTCGCTGCCGGTAATGGCGGTACGCACCTGCTTGATGGCGTTCTTGACGCGAGTGCGGGCGGCGCGGTTGCGGCCGGCTCTTTCTACGCTCTGCCTGTGACGCTTGATGGCTGACTTATGGTTGGCCACGGTAATCCTCCACTATGTTGGGCTTGCCCCGGCAAGCCATGAGTCTGAAATATGTTGCGCTATCGCGAAGACGGGTTGTTAGCATAGGGCCTTACGGCTGTCAAGCAAACGCGCCGTTTTTTCCAAGATACTTGTTTTGTCGCCGCAAACAGCAGTGCAGCATCTGTATGCCGATCCGCTGTGGGCGCTGTTCCGGCCGCTTATGGCCGCATCGGCTGGCAGTTCCGTTATTCGCGGTCGCCGCGCTGATATATCCGCGGCGCGGGAACGAAAAAACGCCCGCGCCGCGTGATTCAACTACATCTGCAAGGCCGCAAAATCCGCCAGACGGGCAAAACGACCGCCCAGGGCCTGAAGCATGGCCAGGCGGTTGCGGCGTAGGGCGGCATCGTCACACATGACCATTACGCCGTCAAAAAAGGCGTCCACAGCCGGGCGCACGTTGCTCAGGCAAGCCAGCGCAGCGGTGTGTTCCCGTGCCGCCCACATACGGTCCAGTTCCGGCAGCAGGCCATCCAGAGTTGCAGCCAGGGCCTTTTCCGCATCTTCATGCAGAAGCTCCGCCTGCCACTGGGCCGGGATATCTTCCGCCTGCCCCTGCTTGCGCAAAATATTTGCCACGCGTTTGAAGGTCTGGGCAGCTTCGGCAAAACCAGCCTCGCGGCTAAAGGCCACCAGAGCTTCCAGGCGTTCGCCACAGTCCTTTACCTGAGCCGCACCCGCACCCAGCGCGGCATCCACCAGCAAGGTGTCCTGCCCCTGACTCATGAAATAGTTGCGCAGCCTTGCGCCAAAGAATTCCATAAGCTTATCGAGAGCTTCTGCCGGAGGCAGTTTCCATTGCCTGTCCCCGTAAAGCTCCTGCGCCCTGGCAAAAACCTCACGCATGTCGAGCCTCAGGCCAAAATCAAGCACAATACGAATGATGCCCAGAGCGCAACGGCGAAGACCGTTGGGGTCCGCAGCACCCGTGGGTATCATCCCCAGGCCGAAACAGCCCGCGAGCGTGTCGGCCTTGTCGGCCAGTGACAGCAGCGCGCCGCACATGCTGCCCGGCAGGGGCGAATCCGGCCCTGCAGGCAGATACTGCTCGGCCACAGCCTGGGCCACGGCCGCACTTTCGCCCTTGCGGGCGGCATAAATGCCCCCCATGACACCTTGCAGGGTGTCAAATTC contains the following coding sequences:
- the rpsT gene encoding 30S ribosomal protein S20 encodes the protein MANHKSAIKRHRQSVERAGRNRAARTRVKNAIKQVRTAITGSDKAQAGEALVAATSVLSKAASKGAMHWKKAARKISRLARAVNSIEAQ
- a CDS encoding dissimilatory sulfite reductase D family protein; amino-acid sequence: MIPDQQLIVDFISTKNKTKFYFKDFLEIFPDKGPREVKKLLTAMVQSEIMEFWSSGSTTMYGLKGAGKQSQAEGEG
- a CDS encoding sigma-54-dependent Fis family transcriptional regulator, with translation MIILGNRNIKTLLLELAQQQAVEDVLSLAVKSLGTARDSALVRIWLVEADDGCPSCADKGVCAGRGRCLHLKASYGQSRVDGRLWTQTEPSGFYRFPLGHRKVGAIAMTNRPLEVSHIEGNEDWIAAPEWIAAEGIVSFAGQPLVCRGETLGVIAFFSRDTLAQGAMEMLRMVADHIAYAITNARLFEITRSITQRRELENAHLREELYEARQFTGIIGKSAAIKAIREQILVVSETEATVLIQGASGTGKELVAHELHKNSKRKNNPFIKINCAAIPHHLFESEFFGHVKGAFTGAIHDRMGFFQLADGGTLFLDEIAEIPLELQGKLLRVLQEGEFRRVGEEKNRHTDIRLIAATNKDLKAAIRKRTFRDDLYYRLQVFPLTVPTLKEREEDIPLLVRHFIRIFCRKNGRRVFDVPEAQMNRLRQCDWPGNIRELQNFVERMVITGRPEQALAYLALCEAASPEAEEAAPELCASFGIPNILTEKQMRQLEKDNMKAALERTNWLIYGNRGAAALLGMKPTTLISRLKRFDLYRLRPNSISADGPAGPAGAD
- the dsrB gene encoding dissimilatory-type sulfite reductase subunit beta translates to MAFISSGYNPAKPMEGRITDIGPHKYDEYFPPIIKNNFGKWLYHEILEPGVLLHVAESGDKCYTVRVGGTRTMSITLIRELCDIADKYCGGYLRWTTRNNIEFMVDSEDGMKALRDDLNSRKFDGGSFKFPVGGTGAGISNMVHTQGWVHCHTPATDASGPVKAVMDVVFEDFKSMRLPAPVRIALACCINMCGAVHCSDIGLVGIHRKPPMIDHEWTDQLCEIPLAVAACPTAAVRPTKVELDGKKVNSIAIKNERCMYCGNCYTMCPALPISDGEGDGIAIMVGGKVSNRISMPKFSKVVVGYIPNEPPRWPSLTKTVKHIVEVYAANANKYERLGDWAERIGWETFFKMTGLEFTHHLIDDFRDPAYYTWRQSTQFKF